From Gemmatimonadaceae bacterium, one genomic window encodes:
- a CDS encoding 30S ribosomal protein S12: MPTINQLVRQSRRDVQKKEKAPALKSNPQKRGVCTRVYTTTPKKPNSALRKVARVRLTNGFE, from the coding sequence ATGCCAACTATCAATCAGCTCGTTCGGCAGAGCCGCCGCGACGTACAGAAGAAAGAGAAAGCACCAGCGCTCAAGTCCAACCCACAGAAGCGTGGCGTTTGCACCCGTGTTTACACGACGACTCCAAAGAAGCCTAATTCTGCACTTCGGAAAGTTGCTCGCGTGCGCCTCACCAACGGGTTTGAG
- a CDS encoding L,D-transpeptidase, which produces MPISTIKTPRLRRIATGALSALSLAACVVDDDAATAGSAPPATAASDEIIATPSYAAFAEDTAGTGARMARFAAYDTAFKRITSPATEAKIARFPAAIPPEGPSTLHVQILLDRANFSPGIIDGMWGDNAAKALRWFRFANGIDTTSVDGVTGSTAVIDQATYQQLVTVAATTPLIARYTVTADDVKGPFVKIPEDVYEQAKLDCLCYASVAEALAERFHTSERVLVQLNPGVSMDSISAGTQLSVPNVAGPPATPAPPVTQIVISKKNFWLHGLDASGKIVWHAPSTLGAGYDPSPDAGEYKVTRIAQDPTFLYQPTLFAEVPDSRPKANLPAGPNSPVGVVWMALSKPHFGIHGTSSPETIGYANSHGCVRLTNWDARDLSAGVKSGTTVEFQ; this is translated from the coding sequence ATGCCTATCTCTACTATCAAAACCCCCCGACTGCGCCGCATCGCGACCGGGGCACTAAGTGCCCTGTCACTCGCCGCCTGCGTGGTTGACGACGATGCCGCCACTGCCGGGTCGGCCCCGCCCGCAACCGCAGCGAGCGATGAGATTATCGCCACGCCTTCCTATGCGGCGTTCGCCGAGGACACCGCCGGTACCGGAGCGAGGATGGCCCGATTCGCTGCTTACGATACTGCTTTCAAGCGGATCACGTCCCCCGCAACGGAAGCGAAGATCGCCAGGTTTCCAGCGGCGATTCCGCCCGAAGGGCCTTCCACCCTGCACGTCCAGATCCTCCTCGACCGGGCAAACTTTTCTCCGGGAATCATCGACGGTATGTGGGGCGATAACGCGGCAAAGGCGCTGCGGTGGTTCAGATTTGCGAATGGTATCGATACCACCAGCGTCGACGGCGTGACGGGTTCAACTGCCGTCATCGATCAAGCCACTTATCAGCAGCTCGTGACTGTTGCGGCGACGACTCCGCTGATTGCCCGGTACACTGTCACCGCAGACGATGTGAAAGGCCCGTTCGTCAAAATTCCGGAGGACGTCTACGAGCAGGCAAAGCTCGATTGCCTTTGCTATGCATCCGTCGCTGAGGCTCTCGCCGAACGGTTTCACACCTCAGAGAGAGTGCTCGTGCAGCTCAACCCGGGGGTCAGCATGGACTCGATCTCGGCGGGGACGCAGCTCTCGGTGCCCAATGTCGCCGGTCCGCCTGCCACCCCTGCTCCGCCCGTTACCCAGATCGTCATTTCGAAGAAGAATTTCTGGCTTCACGGATTGGATGCCAGCGGCAAGATCGTCTGGCACGCCCCGTCCACCCTTGGTGCGGGCTACGATCCTTCCCCCGATGCTGGCGAGTACAAGGTCACCAGGATTGCTCAGGACCCAACTTTCCTTTATCAGCCGACCCTCTTCGCCGAAGTGCCCGATAGTCGACCCAAGGCAAATTTGCCGGCCGGGCCCAACTCGCCGGTAGGTGTCGTCTGGATGGCATTGTCGAAGCCGCACTTCGGGATCCACGGCACTTCATCGCCGGAAACCATCGGCTATGCAAATTCACATGGCTGTGTACGACTCACCAACTGGGATGCGCGGGACTTGTCGGCTGGAGTCAAGAGCGGCACAACGGTCGAGTTCCAGTAG
- a CDS encoding PRC-barrel domain-containing protein, giving the protein MDNEMGDREMDSVMMPLGELNDFEVADDFPDPRGWDVFASDGRQVGKVNELIVDSAAMQTRYLDIRLGGEIADGDERRVLVPVGAAQLDDAKDNVMLGSLTADQLTRLPAYNGEEITRDYENSIAQQVGTGATTGASATPPKDFYSAPQFDEGRFYAPRRDAASAARKSSARDADEKITPAEEELSASKERVRAGEVSIKRRIETEHVSKPVTKMHEKVNVERRPLEAGAAGEERIDVDDQTRRTASNSRERA; this is encoded by the coding sequence ATGGACAATGAAATGGGCGACCGGGAAATGGATTCGGTGATGATGCCGCTTGGGGAACTGAATGATTTCGAAGTCGCGGATGACTTTCCCGACCCGCGGGGATGGGACGTTTTTGCCTCCGACGGCAGGCAGGTGGGCAAAGTCAACGAGTTGATCGTCGATTCAGCGGCAATGCAGACACGGTATCTCGATATTAGACTTGGCGGCGAGATAGCTGATGGTGATGAGCGACGGGTGCTCGTGCCCGTCGGCGCCGCGCAGCTCGACGACGCGAAAGACAATGTCATGCTGGGATCGCTGACGGCGGATCAGCTGACCCGGTTGCCGGCGTACAACGGCGAAGAAATAACACGCGACTACGAAAATTCGATCGCGCAGCAGGTGGGGACTGGCGCCACTACGGGAGCGTCCGCGACGCCGCCAAAGGATTTCTACTCGGCTCCGCAGTTCGATGAAGGACGCTTCTACGCGCCACGCAGGGACGCGGCTTCCGCCGCCAGAAAATCTTCGGCGCGCGATGCCGACGAAAAGATCACCCCGGCAGAGGAAGAGCTTTCGGCCAGCAAAGAGCGTGTCAGGGCGGGCGAAGTAAGTATCAAGCGACGCATCGAGACGGAGCACGTATCGAAGCCAGTGACGAAGATGCATGAAAAGGTAAATGTGGAACGCCGCCCGCTCGAAGCAGGCGCCGCTGGGGAAGAGCGGATCGACGTAGACGACCAGACTCGCAGAACCGCGTCCAACAGCCGCGAACGCGCCTGA
- the rpoC gene encoding DNA-directed RNA polymerase subunit beta', producing the protein MIDFRSSRETRASSFDYIQVRIASPEEMRGPKDPKERERLEMSGLRTWWSWGEVLKPETINYRSFKPEKDGLFCERIFGPVKDWECHCGKYKRIRYRGVICDRCGVEVTLARVRRERMGHIELAVPVAHIWFFKTLPSPMGNLVDLTLRDLEKVIYYSNYVVIEPGKQEVMQNELLDEDRFLDLKQKAKDENDNAFFADIGAPAVRELLKRIDVDKVATTLRAGLVDEGSQHRKKQMLKRLKVVDAFRNSGDSGNTRNKAEWMIMDVIPVIPPDLRPLVPLDGGRFATSDLNDLYRRVINRNNRLMKLISHRAPEVILRNEKRMLQEAVDALFDNGRRSKAIRGRGKRPLKSLSDMLKGKQGRFRQNLLGKRVDYSGRSVIVVGPELKLHQCGLPKAMALELFKPFIIHKLVEKGIAETVKRAKKIVEKESPEVYEILEEIIRDHPVLLNRAPTLHRLGIQAFEPVLVEGKAIRIHPLVCAAFNADFDGDQMAVHVPLSFEAQLECRLLMLSSNNILKPSDGRPVAEPSQDIVLGCYFATKAPADFATVFANGAKSVKRFSGIAEVEVALAQGRVTYQSPILYWVKDVTGIEAKDIDGANWVRTTAGRAMFNGIIPEELPYQNRDMKKKALGELVFESYRRAGLKGTVPFLDRLKEFGFRNATRGGISIGIEDLHIPAEKEGLLQEATERVERFQRAYQTGNITNGERYNKVIDTWTHANSDVADAMVRAMAKSNEGFNPVFMMFDSGSRGSRDQIRQLAGMRGLMAKPQKKLTGGIGEIIESPIKSNFREGLSVLEYFISTHGARKGLADTALKTADAGYLTRRLVDVAQDVTITEEDCGTILGLDVGALKEGEDIIEPLAERIVGTVAAEDIEDPHETNQGRPTLMAEAGQLIDEDMARTIEDSGIETVRIRSVLTCEAKRGLCQMCYGRNLATMSMVDKGEAVGIIAAQSIGEPGTQLTLRTFHIGGTAARIAEQTARKSKVDGVIEYGDRLISVTNADGLQIVTSYEGDLQIRAANESNKIGARLQVPLGATLMVKDGEEVRKDQVIFTWDPYSNPIISDVEGIIRFEDLREEESVSEELDELTGMRQTVVIEDREKKLHPHIEIWEIKGAKEKRLRDFVMPVGAQLAVKDGERITAGTILAKVSREAYKTRDITGGLPRVAELFEARKPKDPATVSEIDGVVRFGDIKRGKREIFVRPANLVDGVSVPDDQSGEHTYEVGAGKHLRVHEGDRVRAGDRLSEGPVNPHDILRIKGPRAVQEYLLNEVQEVYRLQGVKINDKHIGVIVRQMLQKVRVLDSGDTPFLEGEHVDKQNFRDSNERAKKKKDAPASSEPLLLGITKASLTTQSFISAASFQETTRVLTDAAIRGARDELMGLKENIIIGHLIPAGTGMYRYQEVDIEGAPQPPEPEILLEPSIAEILAEPDIEDVLPAMVTADEQA; encoded by the coding sequence ATGATTGATTTCCGCAGTTCGCGCGAAACCCGCGCATCTTCTTTTGACTACATCCAGGTACGCATCGCCTCACCCGAGGAGATGCGCGGGCCGAAGGATCCCAAGGAGCGCGAGCGCCTCGAGATGTCGGGGCTCCGCACCTGGTGGTCGTGGGGCGAGGTACTGAAGCCCGAAACCATCAACTACCGGTCGTTCAAGCCGGAGAAGGACGGCCTCTTCTGCGAGCGCATCTTCGGTCCCGTGAAGGACTGGGAGTGCCATTGCGGCAAGTACAAGAGAATTCGGTATCGTGGTGTCATCTGCGATCGCTGCGGCGTCGAAGTGACCCTTGCCCGCGTACGTCGCGAGCGCATGGGCCACATCGAGCTCGCCGTACCCGTCGCCCATATCTGGTTCTTCAAGACTCTGCCGAGTCCGATGGGGAATCTCGTTGACCTGACGCTTCGCGATCTCGAGAAAGTCATTTATTACTCGAATTACGTGGTCATCGAGCCGGGCAAGCAGGAAGTGATGCAGAACGAGCTGCTCGACGAAGACCGGTTTCTCGATCTGAAGCAGAAGGCGAAGGACGAAAACGACAACGCGTTCTTTGCCGATATTGGCGCGCCTGCGGTGCGCGAGCTACTCAAGCGGATCGATGTCGACAAGGTCGCAACTACGCTCCGCGCCGGTCTCGTTGACGAGGGCTCCCAGCACCGCAAGAAGCAGATGCTCAAGCGGCTCAAGGTTGTTGACGCATTCCGCAACTCTGGTGACTCAGGCAACACGCGCAACAAGGCAGAGTGGATGATCATGGACGTGATCCCGGTCATTCCGCCGGATCTGCGTCCGCTCGTTCCGCTCGATGGCGGCCGCTTTGCCACATCCGACCTGAACGATTTGTATCGCCGCGTCATCAACCGCAATAACCGGCTGATGAAGCTGATTTCTCATCGCGCGCCCGAAGTCATTCTCCGTAACGAGAAGCGCATGCTTCAGGAAGCGGTGGATGCATTGTTCGACAACGGTCGCCGCTCAAAGGCAATCCGCGGCCGCGGCAAGCGTCCTCTCAAGTCGCTGTCCGACATGCTCAAGGGCAAGCAGGGCCGGTTCCGTCAGAACCTGCTCGGCAAGCGCGTCGATTATTCGGGTCGTTCGGTGATCGTGGTCGGTCCGGAGCTCAAGCTGCACCAGTGCGGATTGCCCAAGGCAATGGCACTGGAGCTGTTCAAGCCGTTCATAATTCATAAGCTCGTCGAGAAGGGAATCGCCGAGACGGTGAAGCGGGCGAAGAAGATCGTCGAGAAGGAATCTCCTGAGGTCTATGAGATTCTCGAGGAGATTATTCGCGATCACCCGGTGCTTCTGAACCGTGCGCCTACGTTGCACAGGCTCGGTATCCAGGCATTCGAGCCAGTGCTGGTCGAAGGCAAGGCTATTCGTATTCACCCGCTCGTCTGCGCGGCGTTCAATGCTGATTTCGACGGCGACCAGATGGCGGTGCACGTGCCGCTCTCGTTCGAAGCGCAGCTCGAGTGCCGTCTGCTCATGCTGTCGTCAAACAACATTCTGAAGCCATCCGACGGACGTCCGGTCGCCGAGCCCAGCCAGGACATCGTGCTTGGCTGTTACTTCGCGACCAAAGCGCCAGCGGACTTCGCGACGGTTTTTGCCAACGGCGCAAAGTCAGTCAAGCGATTCAGCGGGATCGCCGAGGTCGAGGTCGCGCTCGCTCAGGGTCGGGTGACCTATCAGTCGCCGATTCTGTACTGGGTGAAGGATGTAACGGGAATCGAAGCGAAGGACATCGACGGGGCCAACTGGGTTCGCACGACGGCTGGCCGCGCGATGTTCAACGGAATCATTCCGGAAGAACTGCCCTACCAGAACCGCGACATGAAGAAAAAGGCGCTTGGGGAGCTGGTCTTCGAGTCGTATCGGAGAGCTGGTCTCAAGGGCACGGTTCCGTTCCTCGATCGACTCAAGGAATTCGGATTCCGCAATGCGACGCGCGGTGGAATCTCCATCGGCATCGAGGATCTTCATATCCCGGCCGAAAAGGAAGGTCTGCTGCAGGAAGCCACTGAGCGCGTCGAGCGTTTCCAGCGTGCTTACCAGACCGGTAACATCACTAACGGCGAGCGCTACAATAAGGTCATCGATACGTGGACCCACGCGAACTCCGATGTAGCGGACGCGATGGTGCGCGCGATGGCGAAGTCGAACGAAGGGTTCAACCCCGTGTTCATGATGTTCGACTCAGGCTCCCGTGGTTCGCGCGATCAGATCCGTCAGCTCGCCGGTATGCGCGGCCTGATGGCGAAGCCGCAGAAGAAGCTCACCGGTGGTATCGGCGAAATTATCGAGAGCCCGATCAAGTCGAATTTCCGCGAAGGGCTGTCGGTTCTCGAGTACTTCATTTCGACCCACGGCGCCCGCAAGGGTCTGGCCGACACTGCGCTCAAGACGGCAGATGCCGGTTATCTGACGCGGCGGCTCGTGGACGTCGCACAGGACGTGACGATTACCGAGGAGGATTGCGGTACGATTCTCGGTCTCGACGTTGGAGCGTTGAAGGAAGGAGAAGACATCATCGAGCCGCTGGCCGAGCGAATTGTCGGTACCGTGGCAGCCGAGGATATCGAGGATCCGCATGAGACCAACCAGGGTCGTCCGACGCTGATGGCGGAAGCCGGTCAGCTGATCGACGAAGACATGGCGCGGACCATCGAGGATTCGGGGATCGAGACAGTTCGGATTCGATCGGTGCTCACCTGCGAAGCGAAGCGTGGACTCTGCCAGATGTGCTACGGGCGGAACCTTGCGACGATGTCGATGGTGGACAAGGGAGAGGCGGTTGGCATCATCGCCGCGCAGTCGATTGGAGAGCCGGGCACGCAGCTCACTCTGCGGACATTCCACATTGGTGGAACCGCTGCACGTATCGCTGAACAGACGGCGAGAAAATCGAAGGTGGACGGCGTGATCGAGTATGGCGATCGACTAATCAGCGTGACTAACGCGGATGGTTTGCAGATCGTTACATCTTACGAGGGCGATCTTCAGATCCGGGCAGCGAACGAGAGCAACAAGATCGGCGCGCGGCTTCAGGTGCCTCTTGGCGCAACGCTGATGGTGAAGGATGGCGAAGAGGTCAGGAAGGATCAGGTGATCTTCACGTGGGATCCGTACAGCAACCCGATCATCTCGGATGTGGAAGGCATTATCCGGTTTGAGGATCTGAGAGAGGAGGAGTCTGTTTCCGAGGAACTCGATGAGCTGACAGGAATGCGTCAGACGGTTGTCATCGAGGATCGCGAAAAGAAACTCCATCCGCACATTGAGATCTGGGAAATCAAGGGCGCGAAGGAAAAGCGTCTGCGTGACTTCGTCATGCCGGTCGGCGCTCAGCTTGCCGTCAAGGATGGAGAGCGCATCACTGCGGGAACCATTCTCGCCAAGGTCAGCCGCGAGGCGTACAAGACTCGCGACATCACCGGCGGTCTGCCGCGTGTGGCCGAGTTGTTCGAGGCACGGAAGCCGAAGGATCCAGCGACGGTGTCCGAGATCGACGGTGTTGTGCGGTTCGGCGACATCAAGCGCGGCAAGCGCGAGATCTTTGTTCGTCCTGCCAACCTTGTCGATGGCGTTTCGGTGCCGGACGATCAGTCGGGAGAGCATACGTACGAAGTTGGGGCAGGGAAGCACTTGCGGGTGCACGAGGGCGATAGGGTGCGCGCCGGTGATCGTCTGTCCGAGGGTCCCGTGAATCCGCACGATATTCTGCGAATCAAGGGCCCGCGTGCGGTGCAGGAGTATCTGTTGAACGAAGTGCAGGAGGTTTACCGTCTGCAGGGTGTGAAGATCAACGACAAGCACATTGGCGTGATCGTCAGGCAGATGCTTCAGAAGGTGCGAGTGCTCGACAGCGGAGACACGCCGTTTCTCGAGGGTGAGCACGTCGACAAGCAGAACTTCCGCGACTCCAACGAGCGGGCGAAGAAGAAGAAGGACGCACCGGCGAGCTCCGAGCCGTTGCTGCTGGGTATTACCAAGGCAAGTCTGACGACTCAGTCGTTCATTTCTGCGGCGAGCTTCCAGGAGACTACGCGGGTTCTTACTGACGCGGCTATTCGCGGGGCGCGGGATGAGCTGATGGGGTTGAAGGAGAACATTATCATCGGTCACCTCATTCCGGCTGGTACTGGTATGTACAGGTATCAGGAAGTGGATATCGAGGGTGCGCCGCAGCCGCCGGAGCCGGAGATACTTCTGGAGCCGAGCATTGCCGAGATTCTGGCGGAGCCGGATATTGAGGATGTGCTCCCGGCGATGGTGACGGCGGACGAGCAGGCGTAG
- the rpoB gene encoding DNA-directed RNA polymerase subunit beta, which yields MPELMKEISFAKLDQGMNMPHLLDIQTRAFEALLQLDAASHDREDIGLERVFKDLFPITDVHENFSLEFKSYSLGDPKYSVAECIERDMTYSAPLKATLQLVVFEETEAGKRPKNIIEKEVYLGELPRITPLGTFVINGAERVIVSQLHRSPGVVFEESTHPNGQRLISARIIPFRGSWVEFTVDIHDVIYVHIDKKKKFPATALLRAFGYGTNSSIHRLFFSVRELDLVKKRESRVDQREILGAIIAESVTLAGEAIDPEAPKLKTKKARTQLERDQANLDINEGDEITEEVLNRLRRLNIDKVKVFASYTTVDLRDEMDAIERNERPVRRVLALDVVDLETGEVIVDKDVSLSDTVIRKIRKAEITKVQVFVESGRAESPLIRKTLDKDPTHAEEEALKQIYSLLRPGDAPNRETAKQALERLFFSPKRYDLGRVGRYKINQRLLTNRPASETVLTKEDFVAIIRYLMELHEGRGYTDDIDHLGNRRIRSVGELIANQFSVGLSRMARLVKERMSINTDPEKISLDDLVNARTVSAVIQAFFGSSQLSQFMDQTNPLAELTHKRRLSALGPGGLTRERAGFEVRDVHYSQYGRMCPIETPEGPNIGLITSLACFAQVNDLGFIETPYRVVKNGKVTEEISWLDANREEDIIIAQANARLNADGSFVDELVLCRQRGDVPLTVPTRIDYMDVAPEQLVSIAAALIPFLEHDDANRALMGSNMQRQAVPLLNPRTPLVGTGLEQKVARDSGAVIIAQRPGTVTSVTADEIIVDTGSSERGRSDPDRPLHGLTKHDRYKIKKYWRTNQDTAINQRPIVRRGQKVQAGDVLADGASTEFGQLALGANVTVAFMPWYGHNFEDAIVLSERLVKEDVYSSIHIQELELHVRDTKRGQEEITREIPNVAEEALTDLDERGIVRIGAHVKPGDILVGKITPKGETELSPEEKLLTAIFGEKAKDVKDSSLKVPPGMEGVVIDVKIFSRVDDQVVEKDRGERIGDIRRLEGEEKIRVNEVRDVELVELLEGQTVSMALKSGTVEEGIEAGTKLTAAMLADIKLASLDLKTFRVENKSVNDKIRTIIDAANEEKGKLEEKAEERIDRVLQPDELPPGVIQLVKVYMAEKRKVSVGDKMAGRHGNKGIVARIVPEEDMPFLPDGRPVDIVLNPLGVPSRMNVGQILETHLGWAARLLGFYAKTPVFQGANEREIGLLLKLAAVTWLRDALDLQTPGVRIADDELRGVIMDTRHDIVGEGERVELLGDATINDLSKRGVSPATRDVFNRIRDFVTAAARELAGREYGEMDNQIAFHREPDGDDEMNQADRAEFRTVGTQIEKRRSAEEESVLGSLELPALSASLGKKSDIDVDLACGELMRLAGISAGGKVRLRDGRTGETFSNPVTVGEIYMLKLSHLVDDKIHARSIGPYSLVTQQPLAGKAQFGGQRFGEMEVWALEAYGAAHTLQEILTVKSDDVNGRSRVYEAIVKGQNLPEPGIPESFNVLVQELKALGIHVSMGANVTSGYGLGNSGSMNGNGNGSEE from the coding sequence ATGCCTGAACTGATGAAGGAAATCTCATTCGCCAAGCTCGACCAGGGCATGAATATGCCCCACTTGCTCGACATCCAGACGCGCGCCTTCGAGGCTCTGCTGCAGCTGGATGCCGCCTCGCACGACCGCGAGGATATCGGGCTCGAGCGTGTTTTCAAGGACCTCTTCCCAATCACCGACGTCCACGAGAATTTCTCGCTGGAGTTCAAGAGCTACTCGCTCGGTGATCCCAAGTACTCAGTCGCCGAATGCATCGAGCGCGACATGACCTACTCGGCGCCGCTCAAGGCCACGCTTCAACTCGTTGTTTTCGAGGAGACCGAAGCAGGCAAGCGGCCGAAGAACATCATCGAGAAAGAAGTCTATCTCGGCGAGCTTCCGCGAATCACGCCACTCGGCACGTTCGTGATCAATGGGGCTGAGCGCGTCATCGTCAGCCAGCTGCACCGTTCGCCCGGCGTCGTCTTCGAAGAATCCACGCACCCCAACGGGCAGCGGCTCATCTCCGCACGCATTATCCCGTTCCGCGGCTCGTGGGTCGAGTTCACTGTCGATATCCATGACGTCATCTACGTCCACATCGACAAGAAGAAGAAATTCCCGGCAACGGCCCTGCTTCGCGCCTTCGGCTACGGAACGAACTCGTCCATTCATCGGCTTTTCTTCAGCGTTCGCGAGCTCGATCTGGTAAAGAAGCGTGAGAGCCGCGTCGACCAGCGCGAAATTCTGGGTGCAATTATCGCCGAGAGTGTCACTCTGGCTGGTGAGGCGATCGACCCGGAGGCGCCAAAGCTCAAGACGAAGAAAGCCCGTACGCAGCTCGAGCGCGATCAGGCGAATCTCGACATCAACGAGGGCGACGAGATCACCGAAGAGGTGCTCAATCGGTTGCGCCGCCTGAACATCGACAAGGTGAAGGTCTTCGCGTCGTACACGACTGTCGATCTCCGGGATGAGATGGACGCAATCGAGCGCAACGAACGCCCGGTGCGCCGCGTGCTTGCGCTCGATGTCGTCGACCTCGAGACCGGCGAAGTCATCGTCGACAAGGATGTATCGCTGTCCGACACTGTCATCAGGAAGATCCGCAAAGCGGAGATCACGAAGGTGCAGGTATTCGTCGAAAGCGGACGTGCGGAATCTCCGCTTATCCGCAAGACTCTCGACAAGGATCCGACACACGCCGAAGAAGAGGCGTTGAAGCAGATCTACTCGCTCCTTCGTCCCGGCGATGCACCCAATCGCGAAACGGCCAAGCAGGCCCTCGAGCGGTTGTTCTTCTCGCCCAAGCGCTACGATCTGGGCCGGGTCGGCAGGTACAAGATCAACCAGCGGCTGCTCACCAACCGGCCGGCCAGTGAGACGGTACTGACGAAAGAGGATTTCGTGGCGATCATCCGCTACCTCATGGAGCTGCATGAGGGTCGCGGTTACACGGACGATATCGATCACCTCGGTAATCGCCGCATCCGCTCGGTCGGAGAGCTGATCGCCAATCAGTTCTCGGTGGGGCTGTCGCGGATGGCGAGACTGGTCAAGGAGCGGATGTCGATCAACACCGATCCTGAAAAAATCTCGCTCGACGATCTCGTCAACGCGCGAACGGTGTCGGCGGTAATCCAGGCTTTCTTTGGATCTTCGCAGCTGTCGCAGTTCATGGATCAGACCAATCCGCTTGCGGAGCTCACACACAAGCGCCGTCTGTCAGCGCTTGGACCAGGCGGTCTTACCCGCGAGCGCGCCGGCTTTGAAGTACGTGACGTTCATTACTCCCAGTACGGCCGCATGTGTCCGATCGAGACGCCGGAAGGCCCGAACATCGGTCTCATTACGTCGCTCGCCTGCTTTGCGCAGGTCAACGACCTCGGCTTTATCGAGACGCCGTACCGGGTCGTGAAAAACGGAAAGGTTACCGAAGAGATCTCGTGGCTCGACGCGAACCGTGAAGAGGACATCATCATCGCGCAGGCCAACGCGCGCCTGAATGCCGACGGGTCATTCGTCGATGAGCTGGTGCTGTGCCGCCAGCGCGGTGACGTTCCGCTCACGGTCCCCACACGCATCGACTACATGGACGTTGCGCCGGAGCAGCTCGTATCTATTGCTGCCGCATTGATTCCGTTCCTCGAGCATGACGATGCCAACCGCGCATTGATGGGCTCGAACATGCAGCGGCAGGCAGTTCCATTACTCAATCCCCGTACGCCGCTGGTGGGCACCGGCCTGGAACAGAAAGTCGCGCGCGATTCAGGCGCCGTGATCATCGCCCAGCGTCCCGGCACCGTCACCAGCGTTACTGCCGACGAGATCATCGTCGACACGGGGTCGTCGGAGCGCGGCAGAAGCGACCCCGACCGTCCGTTGCATGGGCTGACCAAGCACGACCGATACAAGATCAAAAAGTACTGGCGCACGAACCAGGACACAGCGATCAATCAGCGTCCCATCGTTCGCCGTGGCCAGAAAGTGCAGGCCGGCGATGTTCTCGCTGACGGAGCGTCGACTGAGTTCGGTCAGCTCGCGCTTGGCGCAAATGTCACGGTAGCGTTTATGCCGTGGTATGGGCACAACTTCGAAGATGCCATCGTGCTCTCGGAGCGCCTGGTGAAGGAGGATGTGTATTCGTCCATCCACATCCAGGAATTGGAGCTGCATGTCCGCGACACCAAGCGCGGCCAGGAAGAAATCACGCGCGAGATTCCGAACGTCGCCGAGGAGGCGCTTACGGATCTCGACGAGCGTGGCATCGTTCGTATTGGAGCCCATGTAAAGCCGGGCGACATTCTCGTCGGCAAGATCACTCCGAAGGGAGAAACAGAGCTTTCACCTGAAGAGAAGCTTCTCACCGCGATCTTCGGTGAAAAGGCAAAGGATGTAAAGGATTCATCGCTCAAGGTTCCGCCGGGAATGGAAGGCGTCGTCATCGATGTCAAGATCTTCTCGCGCGTGGACGATCAGGTCGTGGAAAAGGATCGTGGCGAGCGCATCGGTGACATTCGCCGTCTCGAGGGCGAGGAGAAGATCCGCGTCAACGAAGTCCGTGATGTCGAGCTCGTCGAACTGTTGGAAGGTCAGACCGTGTCGATGGCGCTGAAAAGCGGTACGGTGGAAGAGGGAATCGAGGCAGGCACCAAGCTTACCGCCGCAATGCTTGCCGACATCAAGCTCGCATCGCTCGACCTCAAGACATTCCGTGTCGAGAACAAATCGGTGAACGACAAGATCCGGACGATCATCGACGCGGCTAACGAAGAGAAGGGAAAGCTCGAAGAGAAAGCCGAAGAGCGGATCGATCGCGTACTTCAGCCGGACGAACTGCCCCCGGGCGTAATCCAGCTCGTGAAGGTCTACATGGCCGAGAAGCGGAAGGTCTCGGTCGGCGACAAGATGGCGGGACGTCACGGCAACAAGGGTATCGTTGCCCGGATCGTTCCCGAAGAAGATATGCCGTTCCTGCCGGATGGGCGTCCGGTGGACATTGTCCTGAACCCGCTCGGTGTTCCAAGCCGGATGAACGTCGGCCAGATTCTCGAAACCCACCTCGGCTGGGCTGCGAGACTGCTCGGCTTCTATGCCAAGACGCCGGTGTTCCAGGGAGCGAATGAGCGCGAGATCGGGCTGTTGCTCAAGCTCGCCGCGGTCACTTGGCTGCGGGATGCGCTCGATCTGCAGACCCCCGGTGTAAGAATCGCGGATGACGAGCTGCGCGGCGTGATAATGGACACACGCCACGACATCGTCGGAGAAGGCGAGCGCGTCGAGCTGCTCGGCGATGCGACGATCAACGATCTGTCCAAGCGGGGAGTATCACCGGCGACGCGCGATGTCTTCAACCGGATCCGTGACTTTGTCACTGCCGCAGCAAGGGAGCTGGCGGGCCGCGAGTACGGCGAGATGGATAATCAGATTGCGTTCCATAGGGAACCGGACGGAGACGACGAAATGAACCAGGCCGACCGCGCGGAGTTCCGCACGGTTGGCACTCAGATCGAAAAGCGCCGGAGCGCCGAGGAAGAGTCCGTGCTTGGCAGCCTCGAGCTTCCGGCACTATCCGCTTCGCTCGGCAAGAAGTCTGATATCGATGTCGACCTTGCGTGTGGCGAGCTCATGCGCCTCGCCGGAATTTCGGCGGGTGGCAAAGTCCGACTTCGCGATGGGCGTACTGGTGAGACCTTCTCGAACCCGGTAACGGTGGGCGAGATCTACATGCTCAAGCTGTCGCACCTTGTCGATGACAAGATCCACGCGCGCAGCATCGGACCGTACTCGCTTGTCACGCAGCAACCGCTTGCGGGCAAGGCGCAGTTCGGTGGACAGCGTTTTGGAGAGATGGAAGTGTGGGCTCTTGAAGCCTACGGCGCGGCGCACACCCTCCAGGAGATTCTCACCGTCAAGTCCGACGATGTGAACGGCCGCAGCAGAGTGTACGAGGCGATCGTGAAAGGGCAGAATCTCCCGGAGCCGGGAATTCCCGAGTCGTTCAACGTGCTCGTGCAGGAGTTGAAGGCGCTTGGAATTCACGTCAGCATGGGAGCGAACGTGACGAGTGGTTATGGGCTGGGCAACAGTGGCTCCATGAACGGCAACGGTAATGGGAGCGAGGAGTAA